In Chryseobacterium lactis, a single genomic region encodes these proteins:
- a CDS encoding 5-(carboxyamino)imidazole ribonucleotide synthase codes for MKIGILGGGQLGRMLIQSALKYDDEFYTLDPASDAPCHNISYFTQGNFNDYDTVLNFGKDKDVVTIEIEHVNADALAELEKQGIRVVPNANIVKTIQQKILQKEFYKTHDIPSPEFQIVWNKDEKIMMPLPFVQKMNTGGYDGKGVQVIRTEDDYQHIWEEASVIESLVDIDKELSVIVARNEKGETNTFPVTEMVADPKLNLLDFNVCPVLLTEDVQSQIEVITEKFLSAVNSPGLFAIELFLDKEGKVWVNETAPRLHNSGHQSQEGNTNSQFEQMYRVVKNLPLADTDAITYSGMLNLVGAEGYDGKVVYEGMEEVLKLPETYIHLYGKTETKPGRKMGHINVLADSREELMEKLVMVKGMVRVIAE; via the coding sequence ATGAAAATAGGAATTCTGGGAGGCGGACAGCTGGGAAGAATGTTGATACAAAGTGCACTGAAGTATGATGATGAGTTTTATACTCTGGATCCGGCTTCTGATGCACCATGCCATAATATCTCATATTTTACACAGGGAAATTTCAATGATTACGATACCGTTTTGAACTTCGGAAAAGATAAAGATGTCGTTACTATCGAAATCGAACATGTAAATGCTGATGCATTGGCAGAACTTGAAAAGCAGGGAATACGAGTGGTTCCCAATGCTAATATTGTTAAAACTATTCAACAGAAAATCCTTCAGAAAGAATTTTATAAGACGCATGATATCCCAAGTCCGGAATTTCAGATCGTATGGAACAAAGATGAAAAGATCATGATGCCGTTACCGTTCGTTCAGAAAATGAATACCGGAGGTTATGACGGAAAAGGGGTACAGGTTATCAGAACGGAAGATGATTACCAGCATATTTGGGAAGAAGCTTCAGTGATCGAAAGTCTGGTGGATATTGACAAAGAACTTTCTGTGATCGTTGCCAGAAATGAAAAAGGAGAAACCAATACTTTTCCCGTAACGGAAATGGTTGCTGATCCAAAATTAAACCTATTGGACTTCAATGTATGTCCGGTTCTTCTTACCGAAGATGTGCAGAGCCAAATCGAAGTAATTACAGAGAAGTTTTTAAGTGCTGTAAATTCTCCGGGACTTTTTGCCATCGAACTATTCTTAGATAAAGAAGGAAAAGTGTGGGTAAATGAAACAGCGCCTAGACTACATAATTCCGGGCACCAGAGCCAGGAAGGAAATACCAATTCGCAGTTTGAACAGATGTATCGCGTGGTGAAAAATCTTCCCCTTGCAGATACGGATGCCATTACCTACAGCGGAATGCTGAACCTGGTAGGAGCAGAAGGCTATGATGGAAAAGTAGTATACGAAGGAATGGAAGAAGTACTTAAATTACCTGAAACCTATATCCACTTATACGGAAAAACGGAAACCAAACCCGGTAGAAAAATGGGTCACATCAATGTTCTTGCTGATTCCAGAGAAGAATTGATGGAAAAACTTGTGATGGTAAAGGGAATGGTGAGGGTAATTGCAGAATAA
- a CDS encoding DUF1543 domain-containing protein produces MKLFYVILGATPKGRNIEQHDVFFGIAESLKDLIPDMKDFWKEAEGKIHLDCHQEVRFADGYEVKIVEKGQEPSQEQLFFLNLGGYKPGFFEEFHEQHLMVGQSMGEIIKRAKATEFYQTMGFEGAVSHIDDKHGVDIDDIFNVNDILPEKMKEKYSIVLAKSDAENQENPMGLGYLKIDKIQ; encoded by the coding sequence ATGAAATTATTTTATGTCATCCTTGGGGCAACCCCTAAAGGGAGAAACATTGAGCAGCATGACGTATTTTTCGGAATTGCGGAAAGTCTTAAAGATCTGATTCCTGATATGAAGGACTTCTGGAAAGAAGCAGAAGGTAAGATTCACCTGGACTGTCATCAGGAAGTAAGATTCGCAGATGGCTATGAGGTAAAGATTGTAGAAAAGGGACAGGAGCCATCTCAGGAGCAATTGTTCTTCCTTAATTTAGGAGGATACAAGCCCGGTTTTTTTGAAGAATTCCATGAGCAGCACCTGATGGTAGGACAATCCATGGGTGAAATTATAAAAAGGGCAAAAGCCACTGAATTTTATCAGACGATGGGATTTGAAGGAGCAGTAAGTCATATTGATGATAAACATGGAGTAGATATCGATGATATTTTCAATGTGAATGATATCCTGCCTGAAAAAATGAAAGAAAAATATTCTATTGTTCTTGCGAAGTCTGATGCTGAAAATCAGGAAAACCCAATGGGACTGGGATATTTAAAAATTGATAAAATTCAATAA
- a CDS encoding sulfite exporter TauE/SafE family protein translates to MSEIIILFLGAISAGLLGSLTGLGGGVIIIPLLTLGFGVPMHYAIGASLISVIGTSSGAAVAFVKEGFTNMRIGMFLEIATTAGAIIGALVSGMLNPNTIGIIFASILLLTVILNLKGKPDHQEPLIKGSLEDKLKLHGTFPDKGILKSYSARNTVPGFLMMMFAGAMSGLLGIGSGALKVLAMDNMMKLPFKVSTTTSNFMIGVTAVASALIYFQRGEIIPVIVAPVLIGVVVGSFIGSKTLMVSKTKKLKVFFAIVITVLSIYMMYNGINKSFR, encoded by the coding sequence ATGTCAGAAATTATCATACTCTTCCTGGGTGCTATTTCCGCGGGGCTTTTAGGTTCACTTACGGGTTTAGGAGGGGGAGTTATTATCATTCCTTTATTAACGCTTGGTTTTGGCGTCCCTATGCATTATGCCATTGGTGCTTCACTGATTTCCGTTATTGGTACTTCTTCGGGTGCCGCCGTAGCTTTCGTTAAAGAAGGGTTTACCAACATGAGAATCGGAATGTTTCTCGAAATTGCAACCACTGCAGGTGCCATTATTGGTGCCCTGGTTTCAGGGATGCTGAATCCTAATACCATCGGGATTATTTTCGCAAGTATCCTTCTGTTAACCGTTATTTTGAATCTTAAAGGAAAGCCTGATCATCAGGAACCTCTGATCAAAGGAAGCCTTGAAGACAAATTAAAACTTCACGGAACTTTCCCTGATAAAGGGATTTTAAAAAGTTATTCAGCAAGAAATACAGTTCCCGGATTTTTAATGATGATGTTTGCAGGTGCCATGTCCGGACTTTTAGGAATAGGTTCCGGAGCGTTAAAAGTATTGGCGATGGATAATATGATGAAACTGCCTTTTAAAGTTTCCACAACCACCAGTAACTTTATGATTGGGGTAACCGCTGTGGCAAGTGCGCTGATTTATTTTCAAAGAGGAGAAATTATTCCTGTGATCGTAGCGCCTGTACTAATAGGAGTAGTTGTAGGAAGTTTCATCGGATCAAAAACATTGATGGTTTCAAAGACTAAAAAATTAAAAGTATTTTTTGCCATTGTGATCACAGTGTTATCAATTTATATGATGTATAACGGTATCAACAAAAGCTTCAGATAA
- a CDS encoding DUF1634 domain-containing protein, translating to MKKNFTDVDLNRSVGNLLRLGVILSVTTSLIGFVKLFIEGFEMPKKYSSLNVGTSSEKVWGHFWDSLCKGEGSAIIQLGILLLIVTPLMRIVFALIGYLKEKDYVYVVISSIVLTIMAVSFFAGYAH from the coding sequence ATGAAAAAGAATTTTACAGATGTTGATCTGAACCGCTCAGTAGGAAACCTTCTTAGATTAGGGGTAATTCTATCTGTAACAACATCATTAATAGGTTTTGTCAAGTTATTTATTGAAGGCTTTGAAATGCCCAAAAAATACAGCAGCCTGAATGTGGGAACCTCATCAGAAAAGGTATGGGGACATTTCTGGGATTCACTTTGTAAAGGAGAAGGTTCAGCTATTATTCAACTGGGGATTCTTTTGTTGATTGTTACTCCTTTAATGCGGATTGTATTTGCTCTGATCGGGTATCTAAAAGAAAAAGACTACGTATATGTAGTCATTTCTTCAATTGTTTTAACGATCATGGCGGTAAGCTTTTTTGCAGGTTACGCTCACTAA
- the gloA2 gene encoding SMU1112c/YaeR family gloxylase I-like metalloprotein — protein sequence MKIHHIAIICSDYSVSKKFYTEVLGLNIIREVYREERRSYKLDLAIGDHYVIELFSFPDPPQRPSRPEACGLRHLAFSVENVSEKRAELMNKGLSCEDIRTDEFTGKEFFFTQDPDQLPLEFYEM from the coding sequence ATGAAGATCCATCATATTGCCATTATTTGTTCAGATTATAGCGTTTCAAAAAAGTTTTATACAGAAGTATTGGGATTGAATATAATCCGTGAAGTGTATCGTGAAGAAAGGCGGTCTTATAAGCTAGATCTGGCCATCGGAGATCATTATGTCATCGAGTTGTTCTCTTTTCCAGATCCTCCTCAAAGACCTTCCCGACCAGAAGCCTGTGGTTTAAGGCATCTTGCCTTTTCCGTTGAAAACGTATCCGAAAAAAGGGCAGAACTGATGAATAAGGGCTTAAGTTGTGAAGATATCAGAACAGATGAATTTACCGGAAAAGAATTTTTCTTTACTCAGGATCCGGATCAGTTGCCACTGGAGTTTTATGAAATGTAA
- a CDS encoding nuclear transport factor 2 family protein gives MNKITILFLLLSISCFGQKNPEIEKPIRNLFLAMKNADTDLLKSVFTENAILQTITKEGMVKSDSIPDFISSVSKFPKGDLDEQITIEAVHTDGNLASVFTPYSFYLKGKLSHCGANSFQLVKQNNEWKIQYIIDTRRKENCKEIK, from the coding sequence ATGAATAAGATTACCATCCTATTTTTATTGCTCAGTATATCCTGTTTTGGTCAAAAGAATCCGGAAATTGAAAAGCCCATCCGTAACTTATTTCTTGCGATGAAAAATGCTGATACAGACTTATTAAAATCTGTATTTACAGAAAATGCAATTCTTCAAACTATCACAAAAGAAGGGATGGTAAAGAGTGACAGCATACCGGATTTTATAAGCTCTGTTTCTAAATTTCCAAAAGGAGATCTTGACGAGCAAATTACGATAGAAGCAGTTCATACAGACGGAAATCTGGCCAGTGTATTTACTCCTTATTCTTTTTATCTGAAGGGTAAATTATCACATTGTGGAGCTAATAGCTTTCAATTGGTCAAACAAAATAATGAATGGAAAATTCAATATATTATTGATACAAGAAGAAAAGAAAATTGTAAGGAAATAAAGTAA
- a CDS encoding IS4 family transposase, translated as MSIFNEHKISVSQLLSFIPEALLSHLSANTKVDHYSKVLQGRKMFYLLLFAITSSEKLSQRTLEDTFKDPVFKALFNLDETETVIRSSISERLSKIDSGYFKEIYDCIYNMFCDSYNPAEREKYDLIRTDSTVIGEAAGKLKEGIAQNGGKKFIKYSVLFDGLLPCGVEIYNTPKYCAEDNALSEAVLQHVKREKEHANIYIIDKGLGSAQRMKEFDDKGVFFVIRSKENRKHEEIKSFIEKDQNIDLGEIVLIKDSLVKLYSSKPVPTQKGKTYNKEEQIETHFRLVVVSSKQQPEKEFWFLTNDFQISAKDIANYYRKRWDIEVFFRFLKQELHASHLLSLNKNGIEVMIYMTLITAMLILIYKKANNIGYKTAKRRFAMEIRNLAISILIIGAGGNPDKVFKT; from the coding sequence ATGTCCATTTTCAACGAACACAAAATTTCAGTTTCCCAGTTGTTAAGCTTTATTCCTGAAGCCCTTTTATCCCATCTTTCAGCCAATACTAAAGTAGATCATTATTCTAAAGTTCTTCAAGGCAGAAAGATGTTTTATCTTCTGTTATTTGCCATTACCAGCAGTGAAAAATTAAGCCAGCGAACACTGGAAGACACATTTAAAGATCCTGTATTTAAGGCTTTATTCAATCTTGATGAAACTGAAACTGTCATACGCAGTTCTATTTCTGAGAGGCTTTCGAAAATCGATTCAGGATACTTTAAAGAAATCTACGATTGTATTTATAATATGTTCTGTGATTCCTATAACCCGGCAGAAAGAGAAAAATATGATTTAATAAGAACAGATAGCACTGTTATTGGTGAAGCCGCTGGAAAATTAAAAGAAGGCATTGCTCAAAACGGAGGTAAGAAATTTATTAAGTACAGTGTCTTATTTGATGGACTACTTCCTTGTGGAGTTGAAATTTACAATACTCCCAAATACTGTGCAGAAGATAATGCTCTTTCTGAAGCTGTATTGCAACATGTGAAAAGAGAAAAAGAACATGCCAATATTTATATTATAGATAAAGGATTGGGTTCTGCCCAAAGAATGAAAGAATTTGATGATAAAGGGGTGTTTTTTGTTATAAGATCTAAAGAAAATAGAAAACATGAAGAAATAAAGTCTTTTATTGAAAAAGATCAGAATATCGACTTAGGAGAAATTGTACTGATAAAAGACAGTTTAGTAAAGCTATATTCGTCAAAACCTGTCCCAACTCAAAAAGGGAAAACTTATAATAAAGAGGAACAAATTGAAACACATTTCAGATTGGTTGTAGTAAGCAGCAAACAGCAACCTGAAAAAGAATTTTGGTTTCTGACCAATGACTTTCAAATCTCTGCAAAAGATATTGCGAATTATTATCGAAAAAGATGGGATATTGAAGTTTTTTTTAGATTTCTAAAACAGGAACTTCATGCAAGTCATCTTCTTTCACTCAATAAAAATGGTATAGAAGTAATGATTTACATGACTCTTATTACAGCTATGCTTATACTGATCTATAAAAAAGCAAATAATATAGGATATAAAACAGCCAAAAGAAGATTTGCTATGGAGATAAGAAACCTTGCCATATCCATATTAATAATAGGGGCAGGTGGAAATCCTGATAAAGTCTTTAAAACTTAA
- a CDS encoding diphosphomevalonate/mevalonate 3,5-bisphosphate decarboxylase family protein yields the protein MTTQFIGKENFTIHTQTVTESCPSNIALIKYWGKYADQIPANPSISYTLNHCKTNTSMEFIANEPFSVQTLLSGNEEVKFAEKIEKYFRNIEQYLPWILKGRYIIRTENTFPHSSGIASSASGFGAIAKCLMKLDETFTGEISKEESLRKASFLSRLGSGSACRSLYNGLIVWGETDEVEGSSDLFAVPYPETEIHEIFKNFNDWVLLIHEGQKSVSSTVGHGLMNTNPYAERRFQEARENFVPMKEVLKSGDMERFIKLVEHEALTLHAMMMMSDPAFILMKTGTLEVINKIWDFRRETGLPLFFTLDAGANVHLLFPGNDSEDQIKAFIEAELLQHTQKNGVVKDVMRF from the coding sequence ATGACAACACAATTTATAGGAAAAGAGAATTTTACAATCCATACTCAAACAGTTACAGAAAGCTGCCCATCTAATATTGCTCTGATAAAATATTGGGGGAAATATGCAGACCAGATTCCTGCAAATCCAAGTATTAGTTATACATTGAATCATTGTAAGACCAATACTTCGATGGAGTTTATAGCAAATGAGCCTTTTTCAGTGCAGACTTTGTTGTCAGGAAATGAAGAAGTGAAATTTGCTGAAAAAATAGAAAAATATTTCAGAAATATAGAACAATATCTTCCGTGGATCTTAAAAGGAAGATATATCATCAGAACTGAGAATACCTTTCCGCACAGCTCAGGTATTGCGAGTTCTGCGTCAGGATTCGGGGCAATCGCAAAATGTTTGATGAAGCTGGATGAAACATTTACCGGAGAAATTTCTAAAGAAGAATCTTTGAGAAAAGCCTCTTTTTTATCAAGGCTAGGAAGTGGAAGTGCCTGCAGAAGTCTATACAACGGACTTATTGTCTGGGGAGAAACTGATGAGGTTGAAGGAAGTTCCGATTTGTTTGCAGTACCTTATCCTGAAACGGAAATTCATGAGATCTTTAAAAATTTCAATGATTGGGTTTTATTAATTCATGAAGGTCAGAAAAGTGTATCCTCTACAGTAGGACATGGCTTGATGAATACAAATCCCTATGCAGAAAGGAGATTTCAGGAAGCAAGAGAAAATTTTGTTCCAATGAAAGAGGTTCTGAAAAGTGGCGATATGGAACGTTTTATAAAACTGGTCGAACATGAAGCGCTTACTCTCCATGCCATGATGATGATGAGTGATCCTGCTTTTATTCTGATGAAAACAGGAACATTGGAAGTGATCAACAAAATCTGGGACTTTAGAAGAGAAACTGGACTTCCGCTATTCTTTACCCTGGATGCCGGAGCTAACGTTCATCTTTTGTTCCCTGGAAATGATTCTGAAGACCAGATCAAAGCATTTATTGAAGCTGAATTATTACAGCACACGCAGAAGAATGGAGTGGTGAAGGATGTGATGAGGTTTTAA